In a single window of the Bos taurus isolate L1 Dominette 01449 registration number 42190680 breed Hereford chromosome 23, ARS-UCD2.0, whole genome shotgun sequence genome:
- the PFDN6 gene encoding prefoldin subunit 6 isoform X1 — protein MAELIQKKLQGEVEKYQQLQKDLSKSMSGRQKLEAQLTENNIVKEELALLDGSNVVFKLLGPVLVKQELGEARATVGKRLDYITAEIKRYESQLRDLEQQSEQQRETLAQLQQEFQRAQAAKAGAPGKA, from the exons ATGGCTGAGCTAATCCAGAAGAAGCTGCAGGGAGAagtggagaaatatcaacagctgCAGAAGG ACTTGAGTAAATCCATGTCAGGGAGGCAGAAACTAGAGGCACAACTAACAGAAAATAATATCGTGAAGGAG GAACTGGCCTTGCTGGATGGATCCAACGTGGTGTTTAAACTTCTGGGGCCCGTGTTGGTCAAACAGGAGCTTGGGGAAGCTCGGGCCACAGTGGGGAAAAGGCTGGACTACATCACAGCTGAGAT TAAGCGATATGAATCCCAGCTCCGAGACCTAGAGCAGCAGTCAGAACAACAGAGGGAGACCCTTGCTCAGCTGCAGCAGGAGTTTCAGCGGGCGCAGGCGGCAAAGGCAGGAGCTCCTGGGAAAGCCTGA
- the RGL2 gene encoding ral guanine nucleotide dissociation stimulator-like 2, with the protein MLPRPLRLLWDTSPPGGVVLSSFRSRDPEEGGGPSGRGGGGGQEEEDDDDDDEAPVSVWEEEEDGATFTVTSRQYQPLDSLAPRPPLRSSRKLRAGTLEALVRHLLDARTSGADMTFTAAFLATHRAFTSTPALLGLMVDRLEALESHPADELERTKGVAISVLSTWLASHPEDFGSEVKGQLDRLESFFLRTGYAAGEGIVGGGADLIRNLRSRVDPQTPELPKPLALPGDPPADPTDVLVYLADHLAEQLTLLDAELFLNLVPSQCLGGLWGHRDRPGHSHLCPSVRATVTQFNKVAGAVVSSVLGATSTGEGLGDVTVRPLRPPQRARLLEKWIRVAEECRLLRNFSSVYAVVSALQSSPIHRLRAAWGEATRDSLRVFSSLCQIFSEEDNYSQSRELLLQEVKLQPSLEPNSKKSPRSASRGGGVVPYLGTFLKDLVMLDAASKDELENGYINFDKRRKEFAVLSELRRLQNQCRGYDLRPDPDIQRWLQGLRPLTEAQSHRVSCEVETPGSGDPPAPRVLRPTLVISQWTEVLGSVGGPTPLVSWDRPSVGAEEVPGTPAPLLTRLAQHMKWPSVSSLDSALESTPALQSPADPSHLSPPASSPRPSRGHRRSASCGSPLSGGAEGASKGPGCGGGAPGPGTSDCRIIRVQMELGEDGSVYKSILVTSQDKAPSVISRVLKKNNRDSAVASEYELVQLLPGERELTIPASANVFYAMDGASHDFLLRQRRRRPSSATVGLTSGPSASGTPPSEGGGGSFPRIKATGRKIARALF; encoded by the exons ATGCTCCCGCGGCCCCTGCGGCTGCTGTGGGACACGAGCCCCCCTGGGGGAGTCGTGCTGAGCAGCTTCCGGAGTCGAGACCCCGAAGAGGGTGGGGGCCCCAGtggccggggcgggggcggggggcaggaggaggaagacgacgacgacgacgacgag GCCCCTGTGTCtgtctgggaggaggaggaggatggtgcTACCTTTACAGTCACAAGTCGCCAGTATCAGCCTCTTGATTCCTTG GCCCCAAGGCCTCCTCTGCGTTCCTCCCGGAAACTCCGAGCTGGCACCCTGGAGGCCCTGGTCAGACACCTGCTGGACGCCCGTACATCAGGGGCTGACATGACCTTCACAGCAGCCTTCTTGGCCACTCACCGGGCCTTCACCTCCACGCCTGCCCTGCTAGGGCTTATGGTTGACAG gcTGGAAGCTCTTGAATCTCATCCTGCTGATGAGCTAGAGAGGACAAAAGG GGTAGCCATCTCTGTACTGTCAACCTGGCTGGCCTCTCACCCTGAGGATTTTGGCTCTGAGGTCAAGGGTCAGCTTGACCGGCTTGAGAGCTTCTTTCTTCGGACAGGGTATGCAGCAGGGGAGGGTATTGTGGGGGGCGGCGCTGACCTCATCCGCAACCTCCGGTCCCGGGTGGACCCCCAGACCCCCGAACTTCCTAAGCCCTTGGCCCTCCCCGGCGATCCCCCTGCTGACCCCACGGATGTCCTGGTGTACCTCGCTGACCACTTGGCCGAACAGCTGACCCTGCTAGATGCG GAGCTGTTTCTCAATCTGGTCCCCTCTCAGTGCCTGGGGggcctgtggggtcacagagaccgGCCAGGACATTCTCACCTCTGCCCATCTGTCCGGGCGACTGTCACACAGTTCAACAAGGTGGCAGGGGCAGTGGTCAGCTCTGTCCTGGGGGCTACCTCAACTGGAGAAGGGCTTGGAGATGTGACCGTACGGCCACTTCGTCCTCCCCAGAGGGCCCGGCTCTTGGAGAAGTGGATCCGCGTGGCAGAG GAGTGCCGTCTGCTCCGAAATTTCTCTTCAGTGTATGCTGTGGTATCAGCCCTGCAATCCAGCCCCATCCACAGGCTTCGGGCAGCCTGGGGGGAAGCAACCAG ggacagcctcagagtcttctccagcctctGCCAGATTTTCTCTGAGGAGGATAACTATTCCCAGAGCCGGGAGCTCCTCCTGCAG GAGGTGAAGCTGCAGCCCTCTCTGGAGCCAAATTCCAAGAAGTCCCCGAGGTCTGCCTCCCGGGGTGGG GGTGTGGTCCCATACCTTGGCACCTTCTTAAAAGACCTCGTAATGTTGGACGCAGCCTCTAAGGATGAGCTGGAG AATGGATACATCAATTTTGACAAGCGGAGGAAG GAGTTTGCTGTCCTTTCTGAGCTGCGGCGGCTCCAGAACCAATGTCGTGGCTATGACCTCCGACCTGACCCCGATATCCAGCGGTGGCTACAGGGGCTCCGGCCACTGACAGAGGCGCAGAG ccatcGCGTGTCGTGTGAGGTGGAGACGCCTGGGAGCGGTGACCCACCTGCCCCGCGGGTGCTTCGGCCAACACTGGTCATCTCGCAGTGGACAGA GGTGCTGGGTTCTGTTGGGGGTCCCACCCCCCTCGTCTCCTGGGATCGGCCCAGTGTGGGAGCAGAGGAGGTGCCTGGAACCCCCGCCCCACTGCTGACCCGGCTGGCCCAG CACATGAAGTGGCCGTCTGTCTCATCTCTGGACTCCGCCCTGGAAAGCACCCCAGCCCTGCAGAGTCCAGCTGACCCCAGCCACCTCTCTCCCCCAGCTTCCTCCCCTCGGCCTTCTCGAGGTCACCGCCGCTCAGCCTCCTGTGGTTCCCCGCTCAGTGGGGGTGCAGAAGGGGCCTCCAAGGGGCCTGGATGTGGGGGAGGGGCGCCTGGGCCAGGGACCTCTGATTGCCGAATCATCCGAGTCCAGATGGAGCTGGGGGAAGACGGCAGTGTCTATAAGAGCATCTTG GTGACAAGTCAGGACAAGGCTCCAAGTGTCATCAGTCGTGTCCTTAAGAAAAATAATCGTGATTCTGCGGTAGCTTCGGAGTACGAGCTAGTGCAGCTGCTCCCAGGGGAGCGAG AGCTGACCATCCCCGCCTCAGCTAACGTCTTCTACGCTATGGACGGAGCCTCACACGATTTCCTCctgcggcagcggcggcggcggccctcCAGTGCTACAGTGGGCCTCACCagtggcccttctgcctcgggaACTCCCCCAAGCGAGGGAGGAGGGGGTtcctttcccaggatcaaggcCACAGGGAGAAAGATTGCCCGGGCACTCTTCTGA
- the RGL2 gene encoding ral guanine nucleotide dissociation stimulator-like 2 isoform X1 translates to MVLPLQSQVASISLLIPWLEALESHPADELERTKGVAISVLSTWLASHPEDFGSEVKGQLDRLESFFLRTGYAAGEGIVGGGADLIRNLRSRVDPQTPELPKPLALPGDPPADPTDVLVYLADHLAEQLTLLDAELFLNLVPSQCLGGLWGHRDRPGHSHLCPSVRATVTQFNKVAGAVVSSVLGATSTGEGLGDVTVRPLRPPQRARLLEKWIRVAEECRLLRNFSSVYAVVSALQSSPIHRLRAAWGEATRDSLRVFSSLCQIFSEEDNYSQSRELLLQEVKLQPSLEPNSKKSPRSASRGGGVVPYLGTFLKDLVMLDAASKDELENGYINFDKRRKEFAVLSELRRLQNQCRGYDLRPDPDIQRWLQGLRPLTEAQSHRVSCEVETPGSGDPPAPRVLRPTLVISQWTEVLGSVGGPTPLVSWDRPSVGAEEVPGTPAPLLTRLAQHMKWPSVSSLDSALESTPALQSPADPSHLSPPASSPRPSRGHRRSASCGSPLSGGAEGASKGPGCGGGAPGPGTSDCRIIRVQMELGEDGSVYKSILVTSQDKAPSVISRVLKKNNRDSAVASEYELVQLLPGERELTIPASANVFYAMDGASHDFLLRQRRRRPSSATVGLTSGPSASGTPPSEGGGGSFPRIKATGRKIARALF, encoded by the exons atggtgcTACCTTTACAGTCACAAGTCGCCAGTATCAGCCTCTTGATTCCTTG gcTGGAAGCTCTTGAATCTCATCCTGCTGATGAGCTAGAGAGGACAAAAGG GGTAGCCATCTCTGTACTGTCAACCTGGCTGGCCTCTCACCCTGAGGATTTTGGCTCTGAGGTCAAGGGTCAGCTTGACCGGCTTGAGAGCTTCTTTCTTCGGACAGGGTATGCAGCAGGGGAGGGTATTGTGGGGGGCGGCGCTGACCTCATCCGCAACCTCCGGTCCCGGGTGGACCCCCAGACCCCCGAACTTCCTAAGCCCTTGGCCCTCCCCGGCGATCCCCCTGCTGACCCCACGGATGTCCTGGTGTACCTCGCTGACCACTTGGCCGAACAGCTGACCCTGCTAGATGCG GAGCTGTTTCTCAATCTGGTCCCCTCTCAGTGCCTGGGGggcctgtggggtcacagagaccgGCCAGGACATTCTCACCTCTGCCCATCTGTCCGGGCGACTGTCACACAGTTCAACAAGGTGGCAGGGGCAGTGGTCAGCTCTGTCCTGGGGGCTACCTCAACTGGAGAAGGGCTTGGAGATGTGACCGTACGGCCACTTCGTCCTCCCCAGAGGGCCCGGCTCTTGGAGAAGTGGATCCGCGTGGCAGAG GAGTGCCGTCTGCTCCGAAATTTCTCTTCAGTGTATGCTGTGGTATCAGCCCTGCAATCCAGCCCCATCCACAGGCTTCGGGCAGCCTGGGGGGAAGCAACCAG ggacagcctcagagtcttctccagcctctGCCAGATTTTCTCTGAGGAGGATAACTATTCCCAGAGCCGGGAGCTCCTCCTGCAG GAGGTGAAGCTGCAGCCCTCTCTGGAGCCAAATTCCAAGAAGTCCCCGAGGTCTGCCTCCCGGGGTGGG GGTGTGGTCCCATACCTTGGCACCTTCTTAAAAGACCTCGTAATGTTGGACGCAGCCTCTAAGGATGAGCTGGAG AATGGATACATCAATTTTGACAAGCGGAGGAAG GAGTTTGCTGTCCTTTCTGAGCTGCGGCGGCTCCAGAACCAATGTCGTGGCTATGACCTCCGACCTGACCCCGATATCCAGCGGTGGCTACAGGGGCTCCGGCCACTGACAGAGGCGCAGAG ccatcGCGTGTCGTGTGAGGTGGAGACGCCTGGGAGCGGTGACCCACCTGCCCCGCGGGTGCTTCGGCCAACACTGGTCATCTCGCAGTGGACAGA GGTGCTGGGTTCTGTTGGGGGTCCCACCCCCCTCGTCTCCTGGGATCGGCCCAGTGTGGGAGCAGAGGAGGTGCCTGGAACCCCCGCCCCACTGCTGACCCGGCTGGCCCAG CACATGAAGTGGCCGTCTGTCTCATCTCTGGACTCCGCCCTGGAAAGCACCCCAGCCCTGCAGAGTCCAGCTGACCCCAGCCACCTCTCTCCCCCAGCTTCCTCCCCTCGGCCTTCTCGAGGTCACCGCCGCTCAGCCTCCTGTGGTTCCCCGCTCAGTGGGGGTGCAGAAGGGGCCTCCAAGGGGCCTGGATGTGGGGGAGGGGCGCCTGGGCCAGGGACCTCTGATTGCCGAATCATCCGAGTCCAGATGGAGCTGGGGGAAGACGGCAGTGTCTATAAGAGCATCTTG GTGACAAGTCAGGACAAGGCTCCAAGTGTCATCAGTCGTGTCCTTAAGAAAAATAATCGTGATTCTGCGGTAGCTTCGGAGTACGAGCTAGTGCAGCTGCTCCCAGGGGAGCGAG AGCTGACCATCCCCGCCTCAGCTAACGTCTTCTACGCTATGGACGGAGCCTCACACGATTTCCTCctgcggcagcggcggcggcggccctcCAGTGCTACAGTGGGCCTCACCagtggcccttctgcctcgggaACTCCCCCAAGCGAGGGAGGAGGGGGTtcctttcccaggatcaaggcCACAGGGAGAAAGATTGCCCGGGCACTCTTCTGA
- the TAPBP gene encoding tapasin precursor, whose translation MKRLSLLLAVALGLATAVSARPTVIECWFVEDAGGGKLAKKPAALLLRQGAESPPLRPDLAPERYLKIHDPAGALQAAFRQYPRDAPAPRCEMSLYVPLPASAKWLSGLTPEQSCPRALDGTWLMVSMSSPFLSLSSLLRPQSEPQPEPALITMATAVLTVFTHTPTPRIPMGQDALLDLSFAYVPLTPKAPSLAPGPPPFGLEWRRQHLGKGHLLLAVTPGLNGQVPAAREGAVAFAAWDDDEPWGPWTGNGTFWLPAVRPSQEGTYLATVHLPYLQGQITLELAVLKPPKVALTPAPLVWAAPGEAPPELLCLVSHFYPSHGLEVEWELRGGPEGRLQKAEGQRWLSALRHHSDGSLSLSAHLQLPPVTSEQHGARYACRVHHPSLSALGRSAEVTLQVAGLSGPSLEDGIGLFLSAFLLLGLLKALGWAAAYLTTQNSMEKKTE comes from the exons ATGAAGCGCCTGTCCCTGCTCCTCGCTGTGGCTTTGG GCTTGGCGACCGCTGTCTCGGCCAGACCCACGGTGATTGAGTGCTGGTTCGTGGAGGATGCGGGCGGGGGCAAGTTGGCCAAGAAACCCGCTGCCCTGCTGCTGCGCCAGGGCGCGGAGAGCCCACCTCTTCGACCGGACCTCGCGCCAGAGCGCTACCTCAAAATTCACG ACCCCGCGGGCGCCCTTCAGGCCGCCTTCAGGCAGTATCCCCGGGACGCCCCCGCGCCACGCTGCGAGATGAGCCTCTACGTCCCGCTCCCAGCCTCGGCCAAATGGCTCAGCGGCTTGACCCCGGAGCAGAGTTGCCCGCGGGCCCTGGACGGGACTTGGCTCATGGTCAGCATGTCTAGCCCGTTCCTCAGCCTCTCCAGCCTCCTTCGACCACAGTCGGAGCCTCAGCCGGAGCCTGCTCTCATCACCATGGCAACAG CTGTCCTAACTGTCTTCACTCACACCCCTACCCCTCGCATCCCAATGGGACAAGATGCCTTGCTGGACTTGAGCTTTGCCTACGTGCCCCTCACCCCCAAGGCTCCTTCTCTGGCCCCAGGTCCCCCTCCCTTTGGGCTGGAGTGGCGACGCCAGCACCTGGGTAAGGGGCACCTGCTGCTAGCTGTGACTCCTGGACTGAATGGGCAGGTGCCAGCTGCCCGAGAGGGGGCAGTGGCATTTGCTGCTTGGGATGACGATGAGCCCTGGGGGCCATGGACCGGAAATGGGACCTTCTGGCTGCCTGCAGTTCGGCCCTCCCAGGAGGGTACCTATCTGGCTACTGTTCACCTGCCATACCTGCAAGGGCAGATCACCCTGGAGCTTGCTGTACTGA aACCCCCCAAGGTGGCCCTGACACCAGCGCCTCTTGTATGGGCTGCTCCTGGGGAGGCACCCCCAGAGCTGCTCTGCCTCGTGTCCCACTTCTACCCCTCCCATGGGCTGGAGGTGGAATGGGAGCTTCGGGGTGGCCCAGAGGGTCGCCTTCAGAAGGCTGAGGGCCAGAGGTGGCTCTCGGCCCTGAGACATCACTCAGATGGCTCTTTGAGCCTCTCCGCACACCTGCAGCTGCCCCCGGTCACCAGTGAGCAGCATGGGGCCCGCTATGCCTGCCGAGTCCACCACCCCAGCCTGTCCGCCCTGGGGCGCAGCGCTGAGGTCACCCTGCAGGTGGCTG GTCTCTCTGGGCCCTCTCTGGAGGACGGCATTGGTCTCTTCCTGTctgcctttctcctccttgggctCCTCAAGGCACTGGGCTGGGCCG CTGCCTACCTGACCACACAGAATTCAATGGAAAAG aaaacagagTGA
- the TAPBP gene encoding tapasin isoform X1 has product MKRLSLLLAVALGLATAVSARPTVIECWFVEDAGGGKLAKKPAALLLRQGAESPPLRPDLAPERYLKIHDPAGALQAAFRQYPRDAPAPRCEMSLYVPLPASAKWLSGLTPEQSCPRALDGTWLMVSMSSPFLSLSSLLRPQSEPQPEPALITMATAVLTVFTHTPTPRIPMGQDALLDLSFAYVPLTPKAPSLAPGPPPFGLEWRRQHLGKGHLLLAVTPGLNGQVPAAREGAVAFAAWDDDEPWGPWTGNGTFWLPAVRPSQEGTYLATVHLPYLQGQITLELAVLKPPKVALTPAPLVWAAPGEAPPELLCLVSHFYPSHGLEVEWELRGGPEGRLQKAEGQRWLSALRHHSDGSLSLSAHLQLPPVTSEQHGARYACRVHHPSLSALGRSAEVTLQVAAAYLTTQNSMEKKTE; this is encoded by the exons ATGAAGCGCCTGTCCCTGCTCCTCGCTGTGGCTTTGG GCTTGGCGACCGCTGTCTCGGCCAGACCCACGGTGATTGAGTGCTGGTTCGTGGAGGATGCGGGCGGGGGCAAGTTGGCCAAGAAACCCGCTGCCCTGCTGCTGCGCCAGGGCGCGGAGAGCCCACCTCTTCGACCGGACCTCGCGCCAGAGCGCTACCTCAAAATTCACG ACCCCGCGGGCGCCCTTCAGGCCGCCTTCAGGCAGTATCCCCGGGACGCCCCCGCGCCACGCTGCGAGATGAGCCTCTACGTCCCGCTCCCAGCCTCGGCCAAATGGCTCAGCGGCTTGACCCCGGAGCAGAGTTGCCCGCGGGCCCTGGACGGGACTTGGCTCATGGTCAGCATGTCTAGCCCGTTCCTCAGCCTCTCCAGCCTCCTTCGACCACAGTCGGAGCCTCAGCCGGAGCCTGCTCTCATCACCATGGCAACAG CTGTCCTAACTGTCTTCACTCACACCCCTACCCCTCGCATCCCAATGGGACAAGATGCCTTGCTGGACTTGAGCTTTGCCTACGTGCCCCTCACCCCCAAGGCTCCTTCTCTGGCCCCAGGTCCCCCTCCCTTTGGGCTGGAGTGGCGACGCCAGCACCTGGGTAAGGGGCACCTGCTGCTAGCTGTGACTCCTGGACTGAATGGGCAGGTGCCAGCTGCCCGAGAGGGGGCAGTGGCATTTGCTGCTTGGGATGACGATGAGCCCTGGGGGCCATGGACCGGAAATGGGACCTTCTGGCTGCCTGCAGTTCGGCCCTCCCAGGAGGGTACCTATCTGGCTACTGTTCACCTGCCATACCTGCAAGGGCAGATCACCCTGGAGCTTGCTGTACTGA aACCCCCCAAGGTGGCCCTGACACCAGCGCCTCTTGTATGGGCTGCTCCTGGGGAGGCACCCCCAGAGCTGCTCTGCCTCGTGTCCCACTTCTACCCCTCCCATGGGCTGGAGGTGGAATGGGAGCTTCGGGGTGGCCCAGAGGGTCGCCTTCAGAAGGCTGAGGGCCAGAGGTGGCTCTCGGCCCTGAGACATCACTCAGATGGCTCTTTGAGCCTCTCCGCACACCTGCAGCTGCCCCCGGTCACCAGTGAGCAGCATGGGGCCCGCTATGCCTGCCGAGTCCACCACCCCAGCCTGTCCGCCCTGGGGCGCAGCGCTGAGGTCACCCTGCAGGTGGCTG CTGCCTACCTGACCACACAGAATTCAATGGAAAAG aaaacagagTGA